Below is a genomic region from Rana temporaria chromosome 3, aRanTem1.1, whole genome shotgun sequence.
agctttgaaagctgaaaattggtctgggaaggaagggggcggaAGTGCCCAGTATTGCTGTGGTTAAATACTCTATGGGTTACTTTACTGCCCACCCATTATATCTACATAAAGTACCTGAACACATTGTAATATTCTGGTTTATATGCAATCACATGAAGTGCCATTACAAGAAAACAATCTAAAGTAATGCAAGGGCTAAATTTAAGTTGTATACTCTTTTGGCAACTGTGATATTATTGATTTACAAATTGATTTCCATTTTTGTAGGACGATGAGAACATGAAATATCTAACAAATGAAGAGAAGAATGTCCTCATGTTTTTTGAAGAAACATTGGATGCATTTGAGGAGGACAATGAGGAACCACCAATCTTACTCAATTCAAGTTTAGGTTGTTACTCACTCAGAACAGAAGATAGTCACTCTGACAGCGATGATATAATTGACCTGGTGCAGAGGGGGCACAATCATGAAGGACTTTTGTCAGGTATGGTATTGAATCACAGGTTGTGTAAACTGAATGTTGTTTTGAGGGACTTGGGTACCATTGTTCATAGACATTCAGCTCACAGCCAAATATCAGACATTAtgaggttaaattttttttttttaaaaggatttaataatgttcactttgcaaagtggctGTTCACTTCATGGATACACCCAATCATGTGACAAGAATACAGGATTTgcatttgcacatgattggatgagtgACTCGAAGGGTACCGGGCAGAGTGGTGGAGAGAGGGCCACCCACTGATTGAATTTCACGGTTCTTTAGGAACTTACTGAAATTTTCTCTTTAGCATACCCAAACTGGAAGATTCGGGATTGTGAATTCTCAGTCAAAAAGCCACCAAGAATAACTTGGTGCATTGGCCATGAACTgactaaaggctcatacacacgataggttaaaccgataaacggtctgatggaccgttttcatcggtccaaaccgatcgtgtgtgggcgccataggttatttaaccttcggttaaaaaaaagcaaacttgctttaaaatttaaccgatggattgctaaccgataggtcaaaaccgatcattagtatgcaaaacTATCTGTTaaaaaccgcgcatgctcagaatcaagtcgacgcatgcttggaagcattgaacttcctttttttcagcacgtcgttgtgttttacgtcaccgcgttctgacacgatcggttttttaactgatagtgtctaggcgcgacggaccatcagtcagcttcatcggttaacctaagacaactgtccttcagaccgttttcatcggatggactgatcgtgtgtacgaggcttaagattaaTGCATAGTTATGCCTCGTCACCAAAGCATAGTGATATACATTAATTGCAATAGGAGTATCCGGCAAAGAAACTCACTTTATGCCAAATACCAGCGTGTTTAAGCTTTCCTAAAGATCACCATGCTGACTGTAAAGTCCAGTCTTTGATTCTGTGCAAACGTTAGCTGGTGCTCCATAGTAACATagttttattttacctttacttTGGGCATGATGGCATTATTAGGATAATTATTAGCAATGTTAAGCCATTTGAACACCATAACCAAAATGACTTGTGGTACCTACACTTTGAAAAATATTCTTCAGATATTCTTCTTTGGATGTATGCATGTCTTTTCGTAGAGTGGGTTTGTAGGGACCAGTATAGATAATGTTTTCTAACTTTTAGCCACTTGAAATCCAGtacctacagtatatatttttttgggctcaAAGCAGTTTCTAAAATTCAACTGTGTTGCCGTCGCTAAAATGTGCaaattttattttgtgaattTCGTATTTTAAAATAATTGGGAAATAACATTTCTGGTACACAGCATAGCAAAGTTATTCATAAAGGctgcaacataaaaaaacactttaaaagaaGGTTATATGTGAATGGttaaaacatatatttaaaaaaatgtaaatgttatccAAGGCGAGTAAGAAAAAGAATATAAATACAGCTGATTAGGGATAAATGATGGAGAATAAGTAGTTGATGagcatatttaaaaacaaataacaacttttttttttttctagatcttATATACGTTTATCTGTTGATATGTACAGACCAGACCAAATAATGGTCTTTTAATCCTTACACAGAAAATATAGTCTAAATACATTGTAACATAAAATACTGTTAAATAATTTGCCAGTGAAGCTTACAAACCAAGTTTGCAAGCTTTAGTTACATAGGAACTGCTGTTTTGCATTCTTGCAACACAGAGCATTCTTTGGTGGTCATACTAACAACCGGTCTCAGTGATTTTTGTCAGGTGCAGTGGTTGTAGTGAGTGAAGGAAGCCCTGGGCACCCAGGGCATACCCAATATGTTTAGATGAAGTATTTATGCACTTCATACACCCAAGGATCTTCAAGTTGTTAATAGTCTACCATGAAACAgtcattttggttattttttattaaccGGCTAATTTGCTTTATATGCTAAATAGTAATATTTTGTGTTTCAACAGATACTGGTTCTGGACCAAATACCAATGGTCAGAAAAACACACAACATGATTCCAGGCTATTGGCTGTCACTGGCTTTGCTAGTGCACCTGTGGTTATCTCAACAAGCGCTATTCAGAGGGTGGAGGACCATTTTCCTTCTGAACCACCAATAGACTATCCTAAATTTCATGGAGCGGTTCCCACGCCTGTAATCCTAGCACAAAAGATCTCCGAGAAGAAAACAGAGAACGTACATTTGTCTTCAATGTCACCCAAAGAGGAGAAATCGCAAGAACTGAAGAAGAGTGTAGCCACCTCACCAGTTGGTGATGATCATTTTGTATTTCCTGGTTCACCCAATGGAAAACTTAACAGATTTCCAAATAACATAAGTGTTAAACTGTCAGGAAAACAGTATAACAAAACAATCGCTAAAGCAGCTGTCAATGTACAAGAAAGAAAAGCTCAAGTCCTGGCCAATTTACATGGGCCAACATTGTTTGCAGAGGAAATTGATGGAAAAAACGGCGAACAACTCAATCGGAGGACATCGTTTCGGGATGTGCCTTCTGAGCAATCTAGGTATGAAGCACTGACCAAGCTTGGCTTGGTTAAAGAAATGCCAGTTCAAGCTAACATGCAGACCACTAGTGCATGCACCTCTCCTGTATCAAATGGTCAGCACTCGCCAAAGTTTTTCCCTCCAGAAATAAAGAGGAGATTTTCAAATGAGAAAGTGAATGCCAATTCTCAACTCTCAGCAAAGATCTCGACTCCAGAATTTAATACAAAGATTTCAAATGAACACCATGTTATCAATGGTCAGAACTCTTCGAAATTTTTCActacagaaacaaaaagggtacCTTCAATAGAGAAGGATAACATGAGCAGTCAGCATTTGCCAAAGGCTGAAGAATCCAACAGGAGACTTTCAAATGAGCAAATTAACCCACGTGTGTCAATAAAGGTCCTGTCTCCAGAATCAAGCAAAAAGATTCCATATGGCCATGATTATAACAATGGCCAGAACTCTTCAAAATATTTTActacagaaacaaaaagggtacCTTCAATAGAGAAAGAGACCATGAGCAGTCAGCATTTGCCAAAGGCTGAAGAATCCAACAGGAGACTTTCAAATGAGCAAATTAACCCTCGTGTGTCAATAAAGGTCCTGTCTCCAGAATCAAGCAAAAAGATTCCATATGGCCATGATTATAACAATGGCCAGAACTCTTCAAAATATTTTACTACGGAAACAAAAAGGGTACCTTCAATAGAGAAAGAGACCATGAGCAGTCAGCATTTGCCAAAGGTCTTGGGTGAGGCATCAAGCAGGAGACTTTCAAATGAACAAGAGAGTATCAGTAAAATATTGAGGAATGAACCCAGTCCCTTTGTTCCTTTGGGCAAAACGGTTGTTATTAAAGGAGAAACACCAGCTTcatatattgataaaaacaagcGTCACAGTAGCATATATGTTAATCATGAGCAAAAGCAGCCAAATCACCAAGAAATAAAGAGAACATCGTCAGTGCCAAGACCTACTGGTTTTAGATCTCAGGGAATTACTGTACAGTTCTCTGGACGTGACTCTTCTGAAGAAACTAGGAAAGATGCATTGAGAAAGCTTGGCCTACTAAAAGGACAGTCTGGACAGTGAAATCGTATTCTGTTTTTCATTTTGTGGACATAGCTGAAATTTATATGTGAAGTGCACATACTGCACAAACTATAGACTGGTAGCCTTTGAAGGAAATTGTTAATGTGTACAGCACAGTTCTACACATTTATGTAAGATATTAATACCAATACGCCAAAGAATCTTTAACATGTCCATAGAATATATTTCTACTTTATTGATTATTAAGTCTTGCCTTGCaactttttatatgtatatttgtttAGAAAACAGGATTTGGCTTCTATTATATATTGTATTGGCCAAATCTAATACAGAGTGCAGACTATATTTTACACCTGACTATATTCATCTACATCTGAGTTAAGCAGGCCACGTAGAATGATTTTGTATTGGTCAGTTTTTCAAAATTAACCAACCACTTTTTAATAGATGCGTTAAGGCCTAAAATAGTTACTGGTGTTGAACCAACAAATCATATGGCGTAAAAAAGCTTTTCCTTTAGCATAGTGCAATGTATTCTGTTCTCTTATTTATTCAGTATGCTCTGATCATACAGTAAGCTGCTTCTCAGACTACATAGTCTATCTCACATCTCCACAAGAAGTACTGTACACCAAACAGCACTTCTTGAATGGTAAGTGAAATCAAACTAATATTCATTTCTCAAGTATTTTCTCGAAACAGAAAACGAAACGCAACTTTTGTtgagtaaaaaacatttccctctgggagatctatgtacattgcaaggatgttaaaaaacatttttgcagattcctaccttctgCCTACCTCCCTACATGTTATTCTCAGGAAATAGCTGTTTGTGTCCATGTGCAAAATTAATGTGAACGGAAAtgatttataattatcaatcagttgCTGCACTGTCAGGGTCTGCATCCTTTTTAGACGTGATTTTCCATTTGGGAATACCTCaccaaaaatagattttttgttgCAGGTGATGCACAAAATCTGACCTGTATCTTAGTACAGatgtctgggaaaatcagtaagccaatcacaccagcaggaaattacattttcttGGGGGTGTTCCGTACACCATTTGTGTGTACAGAATGCTTCCAggtcagggccgggacaaggggtgggcaggagggtcggctgcccctggcgcaatggtttattgcagggatggagGGCACCCAGATcctaaccctaagggaaagggggggcgctgtttggcatctttgccctgggcgctggatgaccttgtcccgccactgctccaggttgccatattgcattgcattgcattgcattttacagaaaattaaagCACTGTAGAGTGAAAAGGAAGAAAGTTCTTAATAACATTTTAACTATAATATGACTTGTGTAGTAATTGTATatactataatatttttttatttgctattttttcccacaaaagtgcAGTTATTTTAATATCACATTTATAGTTCCTCCAAGCAGGTTTGGAGCAAAAGTGTAACAACACTAATAGATGTTTGAAAGTGCA
It encodes:
- the PROSER2 gene encoding proline and serine-rich protein 2, producing the protein MPSNFLKLSSSSMESEFHNRSDFDRSGSFDSQGSHRSRTRSFNMDDENMKYLTNEEKNVLMFFEETLDAFEEDNEEPPILLNSSLGCYSLRTEDSHSDSDDIIDLVQRGHNHEGLLSDTGSGPNTNGQKNTQHDSRLLAVTGFASAPVVISTSAIQRVEDHFPSEPPIDYPKFHGAVPTPVILAQKISEKKTENVHLSSMSPKEEKSQELKKSVATSPVGDDHFVFPGSPNGKLNRFPNNISVKLSGKQYNKTIAKAAVNVQERKAQVLANLHGPTLFAEEIDGKNGEQLNRRTSFRDVPSEQSRYEALTKLGLVKEMPVQANMQTTSACTSPVSNGQHSPKFFPPEIKRRFSNEKVNANSQLSAKISTPEFNTKISNEHHVINGQNSSKFFTTETKRVPSIEKDNMSSQHLPKAEESNRRLSNEQINPRVSIKVLSPESSKKIPYGHDYNNGQNSSKYFTTETKRVPSIEKETMSSQHLPKAEESNRRLSNEQINPRVSIKVLSPESSKKIPYGHDYNNGQNSSKYFTTETKRVPSIEKETMSSQHLPKVLGEASSRRLSNEQESISKILRNEPSPFVPLGKTVVIKGETPASYIDKNKRHSSIYVNHEQKQPNHQEIKRTSSVPRPTGFRSQGITVQFSGRDSSEETRKDALRKLGLLKGQSGQ